The Gossypium hirsutum isolate 1008001.06 chromosome A13, Gossypium_hirsutum_v2.1, whole genome shotgun sequence nucleotide sequence AAGCCACAACAGTATAAATGAATGTTTCAGCCATGCATGAATAACTTGCTCCCTGGTATAATAAGTAAGAACTATACCTTCTTTAAAGTGTCATAATCCCAGACTTCAAAGATTATCATTTCATGTAATGCATCCTCCACAACAAAGTCGAATGTCTGGTCCCAAACTGGATTCAATGTCTCATTAGCAACCTGAGAGAAGTAAAATTAAGCTCTTGAGACATTCTAATTGGTTGTGGTTGCTTTTTAAGGGGACAAATATATGGTAGAGCTCACCCTTGTCATTGCTATTCTTTGAGATTTCTTCAATGTAAGGACAACAAAAGGGTCTGCCTTTCCCAAAAAATCAACTGCTGGCAAGTCTTCAGCTGCTATGACTGTCACTGTCAGTACCCCTCTGACAATGACATCTCTTTTCCTTTGACTCATTATTCTGTCACCCTCCTTTTCAGCAGTTGCAGTTTTAAGGGCCTTCTCCAATGATGTTAATGAAAAATCAGGGTCAAATGGGTTCTTAATGCTGCTTTCTGTGCCAAAAGGACAGTAAAGGAGCTCAAGTTGCACCTATTGGGAAATAAATCATGGAACTTTTTAGTAACTACTAACCACAGAGATTAATGAGTTCATTAAGCAGCAGGCTTGGAACTGATCAACATGTTTTTGACTCATGTAAGTGCTGCAATCATCAGAAAGAAAATTCAATTGATATCCCCACCTGACCCCTGTTTTTAGTATCTTTTTGGACAACCAAGTCCTTGACCAGTTTCAACCAGATATCCTTCACTTTATCAGGCTCAAGGTCCTTCAATGCCACTTGAGCACAGCCAATCAGTTCAGGGGCTTGAACCCCTTCATCGTCAAAGATTCTTACAGTCAAGTGTTGAGTGGATGCATCTTCTACAATGAACTCATAGTGCTCATTCCAAATTGGATTCAATTGATTATTCTGAATATGAACCATAAGAGTTAAACATCAATCCTAGAAAAAATCATATAGCAGCATATGCAGAAGAAGGTAAATATCTTACAATGGTTTTACTGGTTTTAATTTTATCCCGAAGTGGACGCACAAATACGACTGCGAAAGGATCAGATTTCCCAATCATGTCCTTATTTGCTAGGTCCTTGGCTTGCACAAGCTTCACTTCTAATGTTCCAACAGGTTTCAGCTCCAGATCACTGGTAGAGGGTATAATCACAGATAAACCAGTTTCATCTATTTGCCCTTAACTTATATGGATAGAAACATATGCAACAAACACTTCAGAAATTAAGAAGAAATAGCAAGAGATAAAATTCATCAAGTGGCAGACTTAGCATACCTGTAATCCCCAGGCAAAATGGGTATAATTTTCCTAACAGGCCACATTATAGAATCTTCCATAGCATCCCGAATTGTCTCCTGTACTTAAAAAATTGAAAGACCAGTAGTACATCAGAACCATATCTCATCATAATTTAAACTCTCAGTGGCTGGAAAACCAGTGACAAATTCTATGCAAACAATACTTCTTTAAGCAAAATACCGTCCATtacacatttatgaaatttctAGCTCACAAATGCTTGCTAATATACAGGATTGTTCAATATGCCTTCATATTTAATGGAAAGAAATTGTGTGAAATACATGCATATTCATTTTgcattcaaatttaaacatatatgcATTAGAGAAATGCCAAGATAATAAGGAAAAAAGAAGGCTTCCTCCCACCTCAATAGCATCAGAAATCCCTGGTATTGTTGATACTTCACTTCCAACAACTTTAAGTTTAAAATCAAAATCTTTCTGTAGAAAGAAGCATATAATCATGAAATCAATATGAAATTTAGTTGCATCATACAGATATATTCATATCCTGATTCCATTTCCAAACAATTTGTTACAGTATAGTTTATCTTTTTGAGCTTTTGTTTTTGCATGATTTGTGAAAGAAGCATAGATATCCAGTCAAATACGATCAATAGTCTCTTCTTGTTCATAAGTATTGGTAAATATTAAAAAGAACATTGCTACTTGCCTTTTCTCTCAAGGAATATGCAACAGCTCCAAAACAAGGAAACTCATCAACAAGTGGCTTGAAGATTAACCTAAAGACCCCAGTGAGTCCAATATTTTTCATCTAGATGAACAAGTTAAAACCAAGAGATGATAAGTAATACCTTCACAAAGATGAAAGCTAGAAGAGGCATTTGATCAAAAACATTGAACATAATAAACAAGAAAGACTCTATAGCATGAACAGTAAGTAAAGTTTACCTCCACAGGTAGGGAAACACCAAGTCTAGTGTTGATATTAAGCACAATTTTTGGGTTACCATCCCATTTCAATTCCAATTCCATGGTGATTCCCCCAGCACCACTTTCACTCTCAACAATGGAAACACCTACAGAATGTGGACAATATGAACAGCATCATCAAACTATATAGGAAATAAGTTACTCaacataataaaaaatgaaaacactAACCTGTAAATTGTGGAGCGACTGTACCAAGAGTAAACTTTGCAAACTTAATAGATGATATGATAGCTGGTGTATATTGTTCAAGAGTTGGTTCAATACTAGCTCTTATTGACCCTGATGCTGCCTCATTTAGATATGGCCAAATCTTTTTGAGTTGGAGATTGAGCCACACTAACTGTGTTTATGAAGAAACTAATAATATTAGTTTGAGATATTTTGTTAATATGAAGGATCAAACATAAATGTAACTCAACTTCTGGCGCTGAGAAAAGACCACCCAAGGTGGATAAAACTCTGGTGGAAGAATTGTTCTTGTATCCTGCACTGTCATCCTTGCAAATGAAGCAACTGTCTTTGCCTACATAATGCAAGGTCATGAATACATGAGAGATGTTAAAAAAAGCTAGAGTTTGATTTATATGGAAGGGAAATACCATATGTGCACGACGAGAGGATCGGATTTTCTCGTATCGAGCAAAAGCAACGATCAATCCAATACCGATGGCCAGTCCAATGAACATAGCAGAAAGGAAAGCCATAtgctttaattttaatataacccCAGAGTAGTACAAGATATGCAGGTGAAATATCTTGGTGTTGTGGGATTTTTGGTTCAAGGCATTGTAAGGAAGAGATGagctgcttcttctttttttcctgtgtgaagaagaaaaagaaaatgagaatttGGATTAAGAACTATGATTTAGCTTAAGTAATGATTAAACAATTACTTGAACTTTAATTTATTAGATCTTCTTCTGGAAAGAAGAAAGTAACTtgttctcttcttttctcttcatttcttctcTGTCTATTTGTCTGCTTTTGAGTTTCATTTCCCTTTTGTTACTCTGTTTTGAACACTTTTAATTGCTTTCTCCAAATTAAAGTTGATTCCCATTCACTTTCAGTAATCTTACTCCATTTTCCTTTTGTATAAATTATGCAATGGGATGACTTTTGATTAAAGGCAAGTGTATTTTGCCGGGTAATTTTCCTAGACTCGAAGgttaatctaaaaagtaaaagatTCCTGATAAAAATGTATGTTCAAAAAATTGGTTTGAATAAAAAAACAAGACTTGTTTTTTAAATGGATTGGGCTTCTGGTATAATTTTTTGGCTCGAACCCCGGCTCGAATCAGTTGTTTTATTgtcatttcgctattatattgttattattttgttattattgtttagatattatagaactcttgttttatttttaattttactactactttagtatatttgatgtattatatttttaaaaaaattatttttatataaaagccAGATCGAGcttaagatttttaaattgggccgagcttaaataaaattttaaaaacatttttagaaaagactaaatttaaaactaataagtttaaaattttatatcaacTCGACTTATGATCAGATTAACGAAAATTAACCATTCTATAAAAAGAAATATAGTCCCAGGCgacaaaattaaaaaagtaacTGAATAAAAAAAAATGCCTTTTTGTCACCCTCTTCGTATCTAATACTTTGCCTGGCCTTTGAGGTCAGGTTGGGGTAGTCTGACAGAAGACTCAAATACAAGTTAATGCCACGTGGTCAACAGGGATGGATGCCAATTGCTACTTCATGCCATCCtttattaaatttctattttcatCTAGAAGTGTGGAGTACTGTAGTAGAATATGGGGGACTAAGCTAGAATATTTATTTAGGTGCTCacgaattgaatttttaatttttaatagtttatatttttataatttttaaaataatttttttataatttaaagagattaaattataattttatctttaataatttaaaattttaaaaatttttaaataatttaaatagtaattttctaTATTAAGGGGCTAAGGCTCCTGTCAATCTCCTTAAATTTACTTTTCaagatatataaatttatattttaaaagtgaCGTTGTTGAAAGAAGcactataaattttaaatataaattgtaaaatagatataaatatttaaaaaaaaagttagaaaatattgACATGAATTTTACATGGATGAATGGATAAAAGAGAGGCTCATGGTTAACCAAAACCTTTTCAATGGCATgtaattaacttttttatataaaaaaattgaagcaaaGAGGTAATTGAATGTCATTTTTAGTTGTTAGGTGTATGGGGTGTTTTTAGACAGGATCAAAAAAATTTGTGAgaaacgaaattaaattttatatttttataataataaaaatataattttatcgttttaataatttatattgttataatttttaaaatattaaattaaatttttattattttaaaaaattaaaatataattttattattattaatttaaaattttataaattataaactacctaaattaaaaatttaccagAAAAATACccccaagagaaagaaaaaacgCACATCTCTGTCTAATTGAGATGTTAACCAGCTCTATAGGGTCAAGTAAAAGCGCTTGTGCTTGTGCTCCCATAAATCAACCGAGGTCCAACTGCGCCCTTCATTTGCCTATTGTCGTCTATCCCTACACTGTTGCTGACAACtgcataattatttatttgtcatatttttttcttatttttatttatttattataggaTTAAGTGAATAATTGGATAAAAGTgaggtcaaattttatttttaataagtttttttgTGAATTCTATTTTCAACACAACATTATTTcagtatttttattataatttgacatgaaaatttgccaaaattctttttttttaattgagagCACTTTTACATTTTCTCTATTACCTTATTTTTATCCTATAAATAGACATTACTAAGTTAAAATCTGGGTATACATGATCATGGTTCGGGTCACCCGTCTAGGTTCGAAGACCTActtgaaaaattaaaagttttgagcaaaaatatagggctcgaaaaataggcttaaacaaaaattaaagccCATTTTTTAAATGGGAAGGGCCTTGGACAATATTTTTTTTTGCACGAGCTTGACTTGGTctgaatattatattataaaataattatattaattatatataattatctaTACTGTTAATAAAGTCCTTAATTGAGTTGGTATCACAAGTCAACCGGACACCAACTTGGttagagaaattataaaaatgtccTTCCATAATTAAAGTAAGTTACATTATTCGAGGattctttaatctttttattttttaaaacaaaccaataaaaatattcatatgatGACATTTGAACTCACATCAATTGAGTtagtaaaaaaaagagaaagtttaagttttatttctatgttttatagtcgaatttgccttttttttatatttgggaCTTTGAGCATACAAAAATTAGAAGttataaaatagaatcattaagctTAGAGTATTATCTCTTCTGTATGATAGTTTGAATATAATGGATGAACTTATTCTATGATTACCTCAGTGGGGTATAGACAAGAAAATTTTTAGCATCACTTTGGATCATGTTTTTTACAATGATGTTATGGTTTATTGTCTTAAAAATCGTTTTTGTGCGAATTGAACTCTTTCGTGTGAtgatattttttttcaagttagataTTGTATATACATTGAAACTTATAGTTAAAGTTGACGTGGCACTTAATGATGATGttgttgataagattcgaaatGGAATTAAGTACTTAAAAGTCGGGAATTCGTAGGAAAAGATTTTATGATGTGGccgaaaaaaatttcatttcaatgtGACAAAGAAGTTGCATCTAGGTGTGTGTGATGAAATTCTACTTATTTGATACTTGAATTTGTTCTTTACAATAAATATGTGTTAGATTATTGGGGTCAATGAGATAAAGTTTATCAAATATTTGCACTTTCTCATAAGGACTGGagaaatattgttattttttgtaaaatttttaaaatcttttatgATATGACGTGTTTTTTCCGGTTCTAATTATCCAACCTAAGTTTGGAAGATTCACAAAGTCTTGGTTGATACAATTAAAGGTCATCATTctttttattaactttaattattaagcaaatgcaagagaaatttaataaatattgaattaCGTATGATTTGGTATTGCAATATGTTGCAATTTTAGATTTTCGctataaatgaaaatatatgcaATATTGCTTTACTACAATCTATGATACTCATGTTTTGGACTTTGTACAAACCATTCTTATATTCTTATTTGATGAGTATATTAAGAACTCCAAATCCACATATTCCTCTTTGGCCAAGAGTTTCAATGTTTTGGATAATGGTCTTGCTGATTCTAGCTTGCAACAATCCAATGTTTATCAGGCTGATTTGAGAGGAGATTATGATGATAGTGATGATTATAAACAATTCTTTAAGTGCATCCAATACTGAGAGTGAAAAGTCATAGTTGGACCTTTATTTGGAAAAATGAGAGCTTCAGTTGAATAGTAAAATAAATGTACTAGATTATTGGAGCAAAAATTCAATTTGATATTATGAGATTTCATTATTAGCTTGTGATATTTCCGTAATTCCAATATTGACTATAGTTTATGAGTTGACTTTTAGCATGGGAAAAAAGTTATCACACATTTGAGGAGTTcatttaaaccaaaaacaattcAAGTCGTTGTTTGCTTTGATGATCGGATGCAAGctaaaatattttcaaaggataattattattattgtttctattgttataattttataacatttcaTCAATTTGAGTATCTAGTTGTTTATTATCATTTCATATTAGGAATGAATTGTGAATTATACAACTctactaatgatgatgatgattcttCGATTATTTTCTAGGTTACTTTCTTAATTGTTGacaatttaatttagtttataaattataacttcttgtaaaattaaat carries:
- the LOC107893453 gene encoding synaptotagmin-4, whose translation is MAFLSAMFIGLAIGIGLIVAFARYEKIRSSRRAHMAKTVASFARMTVQDTRTILPPEFYPPWVVFSQRQKLVWLNLQLKKIWPYLNEAASGSIRASIEPTLEQYTPAIISSIKFAKFTLGTVAPQFTGVSIVESESGAGGITMELELKWDGNPKIVLNINTRLGVSLPVEMKNIGLTGVFRLIFKPLVDEFPCFGAVAYSLREKKDFDFKLKVVGSEVSTIPGISDAIEETIRDAMEDSIMWPVRKIIPILPGDYSDLELKPVGTLEVKLVQAKDLANKDMIGKSDPFAVVFVRPLRDKIKTSKTINNQLNPIWNEHYEFIVEDASTQHLTVRIFDDEGVQAPELIGCAQVALKDLEPDKVKDIWLKLVKDLVVQKDTKNRGQVQLELLYCPFGTESSIKNPFDPDFSLTSLEKALKTATAEKEGDRIMSQRKRDVIVRGVLTVTVIAAEDLPAVDFLGKADPFVVLTLKKSQRIAMTRVANETLNPVWDQTFDFVVEDALHEMIIFEVWDYDTLKKEKIGRCIMTLTRVLLEGEIQDSFQLDGAKSGKLLLHLKWVPQLVFRGA